One part of the Dysidea avara chromosome 10, odDysAvar1.4, whole genome shotgun sequence genome encodes these proteins:
- the LOC136236112 gene encoding uncharacterized protein isoform X1, which translates to MNFSACWIVLSDIKTGVFGVVTDVPGLGIECHEFQVSLLRCIRHSVDGFIQISSVDCSGIKGVNFQCLLDCVIRYRNKCFWCCDQCSRFQYRHADIQEIITIVGTIFSQVLM; encoded by the exons atgaatttcag tgcctgctggattgttttgtcagacatcaaaacaggtgtctttggtgttgtgaccgatgttccag gtctcggtatcgagtgtcatgaatttcag gtcagtctactcagatgtatcaggcatagtgttgatgggttcataCAAAtttccagtgtagactgtagtggcatcaagggtgttaatttccag tgcctgctggattgtgtcatcagatatcgaaacaagtgtttttggtgttgcgaccaatgttccag gtttcagtatcgtcatgctgacatacaagaaatcatcactattgttggaactatttttagtcaagtcttgatgtga
- the LOC136236112 gene encoding uncharacterized protein isoform X2: MFQVSVSSVMNFSYQLSLYTSDVNLQVSLLRCIRHSVDGFIQISSVDCSGIKGVNFQCLLDCVIRYRNKCFWCCDQCSRFQYRHADIQEIITIVGTIFSQVLM, from the exons atgttccag gtctcggtatcgagtgtcatgaatttcag ttatcaattatcactgtatactagtgatgtgaatttgcaggtcagtctactcagatgtatcaggcatagtgttgatgggttcataCAAAtttccagtgtagactgtagtggcatcaagggtgttaatttccag tgcctgctggattgtgtcatcagatatcgaaacaagtgtttttggtgttgcgaccaatgttccag gtttcagtatcgtcatgctgacatacaagaaatcatcactattgttggaactatttttagtcaagtcttgatgtga